The nucleotide window ATGGTTAATGTGTTTAAAGGTAATCCTTTATCTTTTCTTTTTGCACTCAAAGCACCTTCAAATCTTTCTCCTAAACGATGCTGATACATACCCGTTAAAAAAGCCGCTCTAGTAGGGGAACACATGGGACCATTCGAATGATAATCCATAAAGAGCATTCCTTCTTCAGCTAATTTGTCTATATTAGGGGTAAAACCTATTTCTTCGTTATATGCACCGACATCTCCATATCCCAAATCGTCAATTTCTATCACCACTATGTTGGGTTTTTCCTTATTGGTGGTACTTCTTGTACATGCTGAAGTTAAAATGAAAAGAAAGAAAAAGGAACTTAAAGCTGCGTTTTTTAGATATTTCATAAATTCCAATATGTTATTTAACCTTCTAATGCTTCACTAACTGTTAATAGGCTGTTTTTGACGAGCGGTATCTCATAAATTTTTGGGATGCTTACCTTCCAGAAAATGGTTTTCTATATATTCAAGAGAATGTCCTTTGGTCTCTGGAATATACCTGTATACAAAAATAAGCCCCAGAATGCCTATTGCTCCATAGATTAAAAACGCACCCCCGGGATTAACCAAGGTTCCTGTTCCTGCAGGATCAGCCATTTTGCCAGTGGTAACCAATCCCAAAGTAAGAAAAGTATTGGTTATGATAAAATTGGAAACCCAATTTACCATAGTAGCTATACTCATTCCAAATCCACGGATTTTGGTAGGATACACTTCCGAAATAAGCAGCCAGGCAATAGGACCCAAGCTTATTGCAAAGGAAGGGATATAAATCATCATACTGGTAAAAGCCGCCCACTTAACAGTAACAGCGCCAATGCTGCTATAGAAGGTAAACACAACTCCCAGAACTGCTAAAGAAGCAGTCATACCAATAAGACCCAGATATAACAGTGGTTTTCTTCCCCAACGATCAACGAGCATAATGGAAACTACTGTGAATAATACATTCACAAATCCAAGCGGCAGGGCGGGAAGAATTGCATCATAAACAGGCTGGGTGCTTTCTGCACCGAAACCTGCCATTTCAAATATGGTCGGGGCGTAATAGGTGATCGTATTGATTCCGGTGAATTGCTGGAAAAACATGATACCCGCTCCAATAATCAGGGCTGGCCGAACCCATGGTGCAAGCAACTGCTTCATGGAACTTATTTGAATTTGTTCTCTTTCTTTTTTTACGGTATTTTTAATTTTCTCTAATACCTCTTCTTTATTGCTCTCCCCGATTTTATCAAGTACTTTTCTAGCCTCATCTTCACCTTTGTTAACCATTAACCATCTTGGTGTTTCAGACAGGAAAAACATACCTACAGTCAAAATTAAAGATGGAATTAACCCTGCCAGAAACATCCACCGCCAGCCTTCTTCAAAATTTGCAAAACTCAAACCCGCAATATAAGAAAGAAAAACTCCAATCGTTATAGCCAATTGATTGATAGAAACCAAAGCGCCACGAGCCTGGGTTGGAGAAATTTCAGAAATATAAAGCGGCACTGTATAAGAAGCAAGACCAATACCGAATCCGATAATTAATCGCCAAATAATAAGTAATGCAACGGAATTGGCAGCAGCAAGACCAATTGAGCCTACGGTAAATATAAACCCAGCAATTATGATAACCTTTTTACGACCCAATTTATCGGTCATCCGACCGCTGAGTATAGCCCCGATTGCAGCACCGAGTACTGTGATACTAACAACCCATTCCTGATGACGTTCCGGAAGTACAGCCATGTTATTCATAAGCAAATCCGGATCATTTTTAATCAACAGCAATGCCCCGGAAATAACGCCGGTGTCAAAACCAAAAAGCAGACCACCAAATGCTACAATAACTGCTATTAAAATGACATAACCTCTGTTATAGGTGGGTTTCACGGATTCATTAGATTTTTTGTCCATATAAACCTAAATTTAAGTGTTTAAAAAATTTATTATTTCGTTAGATCTTGGTTTTCAATAAATGCATAAGCAATCATATGGCATATCATCATGTGTAAATCTTCAACCCTCCCGTAATGAGCGGAATCAGCAACAAAAA belongs to Bacteroidales bacterium and includes:
- a CDS encoding sulfatase-like hydrolase/transferase is translated as MKYLKNAALSSFFFLFILTSACTRSTTNKEKPNIVVIEIDDLGYGDVGAYNEEIGFTPNIDKLAEEGMLFMDYHSNGPMCSPTRAAFLTGMYQHRLGERFEGALSAKRKDKGLPLNTLT
- a CDS encoding sugar porter family MFS transporter, whose translation is MDKKSNESVKPTYNRGYVILIAVIVAFGGLLFGFDTGVISGALLLIKNDPDLLMNNMAVLPERHQEWVVSITVLGAAIGAILSGRMTDKLGRKKVIIIAGFIFTVGSIGLAAANSVALLIIWRLIIGFGIGLASYTVPLYISEISPTQARGALVSINQLAITIGVFLSYIAGLSFANFEEGWRWMFLAGLIPSLILTVGMFFLSETPRWLMVNKGEDEARKVLDKIGESNKEEVLEKIKNTVKKEREQIQISSMKQLLAPWVRPALIIGAGIMFFQQFTGINTITYYAPTIFEMAGFGAESTQPVYDAILPALPLGFVNVLFTVVSIMLVDRWGRKPLLYLGLIGMTASLAVLGVVFTFYSSIGAVTVKWAAFTSMMIYIPSFAISLGPIAWLLISEVYPTKIRGFGMSIATMVNWVSNFIITNTFLTLGLVTTGKMADPAGTGTLVNPGGAFLIYGAIGILGLIFVYRYIPETKGHSLEYIENHFLEGKHPKNL